The nucleotide sequence CCTCACTGGGTTGTTTATATACGAAGGGCAACTTATTTCCATGAAAGAAGAGGGCTTCAAATCATCTCTCTGTGACTGACAGACTaagatgtttgtttgcttgtctttttatttttttatttatttttatttttttgatttttcgagacagggtttctctgtggttttggagcctgtcctggaactagctcttgtagaccaggcttgcctcgaactcacagagatccgcctgcctctgcctcccgagtactgggattaaaggcgtgcgccaccaccgcccggcatttgCTTCAAATAACCTAGGCACAGGGGAGATCTAATCAGGTGGGAAACGGAATTACAGTACAAAGCTACGTCGTCAGCCCTCCGCCCCCGGGTGGGGTCCTGTCTTGAGCTTTaaatgtggagctggagagatagggCTGCGCTCTCCCGGCGTGGCATTTTTTTCTTGGATCTCTTTAGGCGCCCACCCCAGGCTCCCCTGGCTGGCCTGAGCTCTCCACTCTCCTTGACACCAAACTGGAGTTGCGATCCACCGTCCACCAGGATGCACTCTAAGCCGCACCAGGCCGCACCTGCAGCTTTCAGAGAGACcggtatacacatacacaactccATCAAGCTTTGAAAAAGGACTGGACTGCTACTGTCACTGGGCGGGGCACGAGGCCACACCCCCGGACCGCCCAGGAGAGCACGAGGGGTGCGAGGCCCTCAGGCAGCTCTCTCTAGTGAACCGAGCTGTTTGGACCATGGCCGCTGCACAGCCCCCGGCTTCCCGCGGGGGCGGCCACGGTCTGGCGCTTGGCCCGGGGCTGCTGGACAGCGTTCTGGGACTACGAGACGCCCAAGGTGATCGTGGTGCGGAACCGGCGCCTGGGGTTCGTGCACCGCATGGTGCAGCTGCTCATCCTGCTTTACTTCGTGTGGTGCGCTGGCCGGGGCATGGTGGGCAATAGGGTGGAAGGGGATCCTTAGCTGGGGGCATGCGCGGGAGTCCTTAGGGCCCCAGGAGAGGGACGCCCTGTTCTCTTCAGGGTTGCCTCAGGAGCCGGAGCCGGCGCCGCCCTGTCTTGCAGGTACGTGTTCATCGTGCAGAAAAGCTACCAGGAGAGCGAGACGGGTCCAGAGAGCTCCATCATCACCAAAGTCAAGGGGATCACCATATCGGAGCACAAAGTGTGGGACGTTGAGGAATACGTAAAGCCCCCGGAGGTGCGGCGCTTCCTGCCCCAGGCCCGAAACTCCTCAGCGGTATGAATAGTCTGAGTGAGCTGACCTGCCCACCGCACTTTTATTTCTGCACCCAGGGGGGCAGTGTGGTCAGCATCATCACCAGGATGGAGGTGACACCTTCCCAGACCCCGGGAATATGCCCAGAGGTGAGGCGGGTACTGGGTGGTCTGGGAAACCCTAGGCCGGTCACAGAGTCTACACTCTGACCTACAGTCTCAACTCTAGAGCATGAGGGTTCACAGTTCCACCTGCCATTCAGATGACGACTGCGTTGCCGGGCATCTGGACATGCAAGGCAATGGTCAGTACGCACCAGGGACAGTGGAGAAGGTGGCAGAGTGGAGGGGAGTGTTGGCACTGACATCAGCCTCTTAACCAGTGTTTGCCCTGTAGGGATTCGGACAGGGCGCTGTGTACCCTATTACCATGGGGACTCCAAGACCTGCGAGGTGTCAGCCTGGTGCCCGGTTGAGGATGGAACTTCTGACAAGTATGCAGGGTTCACAGACCCCACTACTAGTTTCCTTTGTCCTTACTGATGAAGATCAGAAGAGAGACAGTGTGTCCTCCTCTCCTGGGCTTTGCGGGGAGACGAGACCCTGTCTGTATCTTTGCAGCCAATTTCTGGGTAAAATGGCACCAAATTTCACCATCCTCATCAAGAACAACATCCACTACCCCAAGTTCAAGTTCTCCAAGTGAGTCTGAGGGGCAGAGTAATATCAAATACAGTGCCTGGGTCGTGTGGAGGCATGTGTTGGGAACCAGATGTCTTTTGCCATTCCTTAGGGGCAACATTGCAAGCCAGAAGAATGATTACCTGAAGCACTGCACGTTTGACCAGGACTCTGACCCGTACTGCCCCATCTTCCGGCTAGGCTTCATTGTAGAGCAGGCAGGGGAGAACTTCACAGAACTGGCACACAAGGTGAGGAAGGGGGTGGGGACGGTGACGCTGGGTGTCAGCATCTGCTACCCAGGAAAGATTTTACTGCAGTCAGTTGTACCCTCTCTGTCTTGGCCAGCCTTGCCTCTGTTTTAGGCAGAGGGGAGAAATGTGACCATGGCCTGTGAGTGCACCTGCTCAATTATTGACACCTGGTCCCATGGTTGGTGCCAGTACCTCATTATGTCTTCAAAGTCCCTGGACCTTTGTCTCTGAGCTGAACCATCTCCTTTTGAGGGTTTTCTGCTTGAAGTCCCTCAATGCTCCTTGGCTCATTTTCCTGCAGGGTGGTGTTATTGGAGTCATCATCAACTGGGACTGTGACCTGGACTTATCTGAATCAGAGTGCAACCCCAAATACTCTTTCCGGAGGCTTGACCCCAAGTATGAGTCTGCCTCAGGCTATAACTTCAGGTACTTTTTTCTGTGAGACTGCCTGGGCTCATGATATACAGTAGTGTCTGCTTTGACTATAATAGTTCTAACAAAAGCGATCCTAAAGAGAGGAAGATGATTGTGTACATTTAGTCTGACAGCTTGGACACTGCTTTTGGTTTACTTAACCTTAGGTTTGCCAAGTATTACAAGAtaaacactaccaccaccactcggACTCTCATCAAAGCCTATGGGATTCGAATTGATGTCATCGTGCATGGGCAGGTATGCACAGCTGGAGGGGTTCACCTAGGCCTGAGCTTGCCCAGCACCATGTCCCTTACAGCACCTCACCCTCAAGCTCCACTTCTGCCACAGCAGCCTACGATGCTCTAACTAAATGCAAGCCTCTTCTCTGCAGGCTGGGAAATTCAGTCTCATTCCTACCATCATCAATCTGGCCACTGCTCTGACCTCCATTGGGGTGGTAAGAAATTCACTTGGGAGCCAGGGTGGGTTAGGGGGTGTCTGATATGCCTTTACCCAGTGGTGTCTGCTGACTTCAGGGCTCCTTTCTGTGTGACTGGATTTTGTTAACATTCATGAACAAAAACAAGCTCTATAGCCATAAGAAGTTCGACAAGGTGCGTACTCCAAAGCATACCTCAAGTAGCTGGCCTGTGACCCTTGCTCTTGTCTTGGGTCAGGTCCCTCCCCTACCTAGTCACTACTCCCAGGATCCATCAGGTGGAGGGCCAACTTTTGGAGAAGGGGCAGAGCTACCACTGGCTGTCCAGCCTCCTAGGCCTTGTTCCATCTCTGCTGTGACTGAGCAGGTGGTGGACACTCTTGACCAGCACGTGGGACAAAGGCTTCCTGTCCCTGAGCCTTCCCAACAGGATTCCACATCCACGGACCCCAAAGGTTTGGCTCAACTCTGATCTCATCTTCACTAAGCTGCAGACCTGGATctgggagggcagagagagcCTCAGCTGCTTTGGCAGCCCTAGTGAGGATCTGTACTCTGCAGTAGCCAAGCCATGTCCATGTGACTGAGAAACGACGCACCTGTTCAAGAGGAAAGAACCTTGTTCTGGCTCAGGCTTACACTCTTCCACTTCCTAAGGCTGATGGGAAGAACTGGGTTCCTTCCGTCTCCTTTCCCAACCAAATTCCTCATAGAACCCCTTATCCCTTCCCTGGCCATACTTTTGCACAGCCTTCTGGGACCCAAAATCAGAGAGAAGACCTCTTGTTTTGTAATTCTAAGCCCTCCTTTAGAAGTCATAGCATGCTGAGCCCAATAAAAATGATGAGAAGCTTCtggcctcaatttttttttttttttttttttttttttttggtttttcgagacagggtttctctgtggttttggagcctgtcctggaactagctcttgtagaccaggctggtctcgaactcacagagatccgcctgcctctgcctcccgagtgctgggattaaaggcgtgagccaccaccgcccggctggcctCAATTTTTTGAGAGTAGCTGTGGATTTAGGAATATAACGGTCAGTCCCCTTCCCAGGGTCCCTGCATTCTGAGTTTGCCTGCATTCTTAGGTTGGTTAACCAGCTTGGGTTTAAAGTATAGGCACACCTGCCTAGGGAACTAAGGCTATATTCAGAATCCCTGGAATGGGATGGGGACAGTGAGCAGGTTGACAAAGCCAACACTGTCAGCAGGGCCTGGGGTAATCTAGTTACTGTATCTTTTGTGATTAGGGGAGTGATTGGCTAGGCAAAGCCTGTATCTTAGTTTCTTGGTGGCTCTGTCTATGTTCAGTGCCACCAGAAGGAATCCTAGCTCAGACCAGCACACCAAGTGCCAGAATGGCCAAAGACCTAGCAAAGAGACCTTTCAGTTTCTGCCCACATCACCGAAGATAGTACGTTTGTGTGTGCCTCTAGTTGTCATACCAAGTGTTTATGGGATGTTCTCAGTACCCTTGGAGCCTTCCATGGTCATGGATTCCATAGTCCACCAAATATGTTTAACTTCCTCCATGTTTGGCTTATAAGATATCCAGTTTTAGTTTGAGACAAACTGCCTCTTCCAGTTGAGTTTTTAGCTACAGCTTAACATCGAGGGTCAGAGATGCAGTCTTCTATTTCAGAATTCCTAAACTGACCTCCAAGTGAACCCAGGCTGGGTGGTATCTATGGTGGTACTGACCTATTCTGTAATGCTATAGGATGGCTCTGCTGGGAAACAAGCCAATGCCTCTGAGGCCCAGAGACCAGGAAGCATAGTTAACCATCTCCctaatttgatttgatttccATTCAGAACGTCCCAGCACTGCCAACTCAGTCCACATCCCAAACAAGGAGGATCGAGTAGATATCAGGTTTCTCCCTACAGACAACCCGAGCTCATTACGGTTCAGACAAGTTCCTGATGGACAGATGCTAGATATTAAACTTTCCTTTCAGAGACGGAGGCTCCCTGTGCAAATACAAAACAGTAAGCTAGGAAGTGGCAACtataggaggctggagaggtggctaagCAGCTAGGAtgacttgctgctctttcagaggatagAATTTGGTTCtaagcacccacatagtggctcattaCCATCTATAACTTAAGATCCAGGGGGAaccaatgatttttttctgacctctgtgggtgccaggaatacacatagtacatatacatacatgcaaacaaaatattcatacacataagttCAGTAAGGTTTCTCATCACCTTGTCAGGCTTCTATTATTTTGGGTTTCTGAGTTTGACACTTTAGCTATTGCCCTGGTAAACTGGCCTGGACCAGAAAGAAGCAGTAGACAAAGGCTGCATTTAGCATAGTGAGATGCATGAGTTCTCTAATTTCCTGAGACTAATGAAAGGCTCTGCTCATCTAGCAGATGGGTCAGTGTCAGTATAGAATAGGAGCTACTTATTCCTCCACTTTGCAGTGCTGAGagcatcatattttttaaaatatttatttatttattatgcatacaatattctgtatatgtgtgtatgtctgcaggccagaagagggcaccaggcctcattacaggtggttgtgagccaccatgtggttgccgagaattgaactcaggacctttggaagagcaggcaatgctcttaaccactgagccatctctccagcccgagcatcatattcttaaaaaGGTTAGAGATTAAGCTTCCCCTTTAAGGGTGCCAGCTTCAGTGTTGGCGGGTCTCAGATGTTGAGGGGCAAGTGGTGACTGAGTATAAGTCCTCAACAGATTTCTCGGAAACCTCATGACTGTTTCCCCTCATTTTCTTTGTTCCCTCAACAGTTTAGCCTAAAATGTGagaagacatttttctaaaatctATGTCTTAAACAGAGTGTTCAAGTTTATGATAAATGATGTTTAAAAACCCATGTGGGCCTTAGGCTTATGAGGTACTTGCTGTAGTCCACAAAGACTAGGTAGTTCAGGCCCATCTTAGCACACCTCAAGACAGAGCCCCAGGTCTCATTCAAGACACTGAGTGACAACCCTCTTCAGACTTTGCTCTGAAGCAAAATTCCTGGGTCTCCACATGTTTAGGACCTGGACTTCTCAGAAAGTAGCTCAAATTCTACTCTCATGAAGGTGAGGAAAAGGCCCATTTGTCTGAAAATGCACAAGACTGTTGTTGGTCTGCATCCTCCCTGTCTACACCCCTACCACATCTCAGAACCTATCTCAGGCTCAggccaggaggcagaagaaaaggCTGGTAAGGGAGCAGAAAGCAGAAGCTTCAAAACATGTTTATTTAGAAGGCAACCATTGAGGACAGAGGCACTCCGTGCTCATGCTTGTTTATGACTCCTTGAGACTTTCTGGAAGTATTTTCTCTGGTCTTCCCAGACTGTGGTTATGAGATTGGAAAAATCAGGTGGTCAGTGGTTCAGGTATCTGGAACAGGCATTAAGATACCTGTTATGGGATAACAAGGTGTTTTAAGCCTAGGCTTAAGGACTTGTTTGGAGCAGCCATTCTATGGTCTCCTGGAGGTATGACATATTGTAGTACTTGGCAATGTTCTTGAAAATTCTAATCTGTTCCATGAAGACCTGTAGGGACAAAGAGACACAATGACTCTGGGTTCTACTCAGACAGGAGGGGCAAATGACCCAGTGTGTCTGCGAGGATGGCCTACCTCAGTGTGGATGGTAAGAACAAAGTCTCCTGCACAGCTGCAGTACACAGGCATATGGGTCTCTTTCATACCACGGCACTTCAGGCATACCTGAAACAAGGAAGTAGGACCACTGATCATGGCTCAAACCATCATCACATTGGATCTTATTGAGCCTTGTTGAGGAAGGATGCCTCATGGAAACATTGGCAAGTTTATTTCCCTACTGCAGTCACATCAGGACTCAGTGCCTCGATGAAATGCAAGAAATAAATCTTGCCAGCTCCTTTCCCTTTGCTGTGGGTACCCCCAACCTGGATTACCAAGGTCTGGGGGTGTCCAGTGTCCCAGCTGGTTCTATCCCAACAGTTGCCCAGAGATAAACCATGGACTTTGCTCAGTGCTCATAAGGTGCTGCCAAagctttctctgctctgctcttgtgctctaccactgacagTTTTCTGTCTATTGTCTATCTCCTTCCACCGGATGGAAGAAAGTGCCCTTCGAAGGTACCAATAGATGTGGACAGAATCAGTGGGCTAGTTGCATGGACCAAGGCTGACTCCTGGAGCAGTACTCAGGACCCAagtatgcttttattttctctgaaatgcTGATAGTGTCTGGAAACTCCGGGGAAGACTGGGGAGCTCACCAGGTCCTGCAGGGTGAAGGCCATCAGTTTCCTCTGGAGGGCTTCAACCAAGGCTGATTCAATGGCAGCTGAGTCGTAGGGGGCTTGACAATTGGAGCAGAGCCACTGAGGAAGGATGGTCCCATCCTGGGAGAGTGGGGAGGAAGACTTAGAAGTCAGTGTGACTTGGGCAATAGCACATCGGGCTGGTGTAAAGTGAAGATGTCAGAGGAGTGGTGGGGCAAACATAACCATCACTGCTCTTGGCTGCCTGAGCCTTTTATTTGTGATGATCAGACCTTTTAAAGGCAATTTTCTAGCATGCTGTGGTGGGATGGCTTGGGGGTGGCGTGTTTCAATCCATAAGTGAGTCTTTGGGCAGTAGGCGGGATACCACAGGCTAGGCTACATGTTCCAAACCACTTTAGACATTTAGAGGTTCTGATCACCAGCTGAGCTCACCTGAGAGAAGGAGGAATCTTTGCATAGGTCCAGGTCTCGGCAGAAATTACAGCTGTAACAAATCACCTCAGGGAGCACATAGGAGTGGCAGGGATTCCTGAACTGCGCCTCCTCAGAGAATTCACCAACGTCTATCAGGCGTAGTAGGTCTCGGTTCAGCTTATTCACCTGATTTGTGATGTTTGTGTCCAGAGACAATACCTATGGTGACCACAGCACATTAGGAAGTAGTTCCCAGGCCTTTCTGCTACTCTGGCTGGACCAAATACCTCTTTTAAGCTCATTTCCAAGTATCATCCtagcccttcctcttcccatctgAAGCCTCAGGAAGAGCTGATTCTCTGTAGTGGCAACTCTCTGACAGTGAGTGGAGACCTCACGGATGAATATATTAAACATTTCAGGTAAGAAACATTGATTCTACACAATACCTTCCAGAAACCAAAGAGGGAGGACACCGTAACTTGTATTAGGAGGTCGGCATCACTCCAATACTGAAACCAGACAAACCACCATGAGAAAGGACACAAAAACTCTCTACATGTACTAGCAGATGAACACACCAATatggaaaaaaatacagaatccAAAAATAAAGCAGATAAAATAAAGTCAGTtaagtttttttgttatttattttttccttaaagacAAGAGTCTTACTCTACAGCCCTTTGAAGAtacaggctgtccttaaactatGATCTTCCTACGTGTCGCagtcttctctagtgctgggaatgAAGAGGTGAGCCATCATACCTAGCCTAATAAAGATTCCAAAAGGGAGTAAACATTCCTCAGTGGAAAAAGGCTCTGGAACTGGATACTCTCATGTTCAGACAGGAAACTTGTGCAGAGATGAGCTAAAAAGGACTACAGATTGCAAAGTGCAGTTCATCCCAGCTTGTTTTCTGGGAAAGGTGGGTCAGTGACTGTCCAAAGTGTATTTGTAGAGAAGAAACATTCCTAGCTCACTATCTTAAACCCTAAGGTGTAGTCATTTGATATTCACTGTTCAGCCGCAGAGTGAAGCACTGGGACGCTCAGATGGCACAATGAACAGTAAGTGCTTTGAGTAATGACCCACATGGTCACTGGTAATATCATCTCACTGTGCTGGCCCGCCTTTCCCAGAAAACAAGCTGTCACCTCATTTGGTCTCAGAGGTCTGTTCTGGCTCATCAGGCCCACTGGTGGCAGGTGATCCATGAACTTCAACTTCCACCTGCTATAACTTTCCCACCATACCAGCTTTCCTACCCCAGAGCCTCTTTGCCTGGTTCCTGGTCCAGACCTATCAGCGGGACTTCTGTAATACCTGAGCCCAAATGCTTCAACAATGGTTGCATGTGATAGGTAACCAGCAAATCCTGATGGAATGACTGAAGGATTTATATCTGCCTTCACCTTGCACACATATTTGACGAACTCCAGAGCAGGATTATTGAGCAGTAAGTGTGAACCAGGGAGGACAGGGAACATCTCTGAGGGCTCAGTGGAGCTCCGAGAACCTGTGACTTTCTTCTGAATTTTCTGAGTGATGGTGAAGAAGCTCTGAGTGAGCTCATTTGCCACATAATCTTGAGAGAAGGTGATCATTCCTAGGAAAGAGAGAGTGCTAAGGGGCAGATTCAGCTGGCAATGGGTATCTCCTACCCATTTGCCTGTATCATCTGAGGCACACAGAAATCAGGCACATAGCATGGTTCTTCTGTGACCAGACTGCTCACCAGGAAGGGCTCCATTAGTCTCTTGGGAGAACTGGCTAGCCCTCTTCCTCTTCATAGGGGTACTGCCTGGAACACTGTGTCTCAACTCATTCTTCATGCTATGGTACACAGCCACGATGTATGCTGCAGAGAAGAGGCAGAATTGGGTCACAGGGCCTGAGAGTCAGTGATGTGCTGAAAAATACCCCAGAATCTGAAGGAGCTCTGTGGCTGGCCAGATGGTTAGACAGCTGAAATACCATTGCTAGTGATAACTTATCTGCTGTCTTTGGATGAAATCAAAGTCAAGAAGAGAACTGGAAAATTGGATATAAGAAAGGAACTTGTAGTTAGGCAGtgcccagtacttgggagacagactcTGTAAGATTAAGGCCTAGTCAAAACGAGCCaaaacaacccctccccccaaccaaaccaaatcaaccaaaacaaccaaacaaacaaaaaacaactgatGTAGATGAATTCAGGGAATAAATAGAACAACAAGTGTGTGAAAATAGAGCCTTAACAGCAAATGCTGACAGTACATATCTGAACGCACATACCTGGACtatttctgccttcttcttcttcttctttttaaaaggttttttttttaaagatatacagggtttctctgtatatctctggctgtcctagaacttgctctgtagaccaagactggcctcaaactcagagatccacctgtttctgtctccctgagtgttgggatgaaaggcattATGTCACTACTACCTGGCTAACCTGGAGTATTTCTTGAGACAACTTGGAAAGGTGAAGACTCAAAGGAAGTACATAAGGACATAAGCAATGACAACAAAACCACCTGTTGGTACAGATAGGGGGGTGTATGAGAAGTCCTATCTACTTGCCAACAATTTAATGACCATGTTTACCctcagtttttctgtttttatgagtgGCAGTGAATTATAAAAACACTCTAAGTTTTATGCTTACCGAACATGATAACCATGTCTACAAATACTTTCAAGGTATAAGAGGTTTCCAGTTAGTGAAGCCCCAGAGGCCAGCTTTATtactgcatgtgcatgcacatgttccCAGGGATGTTAGCCATCAACCTACTAGAAATAGAACTGGAAACGCCTTAGGGGCAGCTGCTCCGTCCTCAGTTCCTAATGCTGGAACAGGTAAAGACAACAGCAATTCCACCAAGCTGAAATTTCCAACAATTTTCCTCTCCACAACGAAGAGCCAGAACCATTTTTAATATAACTCAGCTGGTTGTCCAGCTTCAGCTTGACGCACCTGAGACAATCATGAGGAAGTAGCTCTGGCAAGAGGCTGCCTGTGGCAAAAACTGCAGAATGTTCCAATTGTTGTCCAGTAGGTCTTCAACCTCAGATTCCTCCataccctcttcctcctcctcctcttcctcctcctcttcctcatccttggTTTCCTCCCTTTCCTGGGAGTCTTGCTGTAACAGAAAGGTAACCCTTTTTCCAACATGGCAATAATATATagcaagaagacagagacagaacttCTCCAGCCTGAGTCTCCTGGATTCTGACATTGTAAGATCAGTGTTCCATGGAGCATGTCTAGCTCACTCAGGTGACTGGGAATTGTGATTCTCATTTATGCTTTTAGAAGACATGTCAAAATGACCAAACTCTCCCTTCCAATAGGGCTAACCAACCAGAACTTCCTGGTGACCAGCTTCTTCTTCTGAACTTAGCAATTTCTTCTTTAGCTGGGAGTGGTACCTCAAATCTGTGGCCATACTCAGGATGCTAAGGCAGAGTCACTGGAGATGAgggtttcaaggccagcctaagctacacagtTGGCTCACAAAGTAGAACTTCTTCTTGATTTGGTGACAATTTCCCACAGACCCAACTTGACTGGATGCCTGTATTCCTGCCAGGGTGACTTCACTATATGCAGGAACTACATTAACACCATGCCATTACCCTGATGGCcacatttcctttcttccctcagtgAGGTCTATCTCCTAAACCCATCTCTAACTAGAACTGCTCCTGGCCAGGCCTTGGGAGTCATGGTACCTAAGGAAGCCTTGGCCTTGTCCCCCCAGATTCGCTGATTACTGAGACCTCAGCTTCTAGTCTTCCTGCTGGCCAGAGCTTCCCCTTTTGGTTATCTGTGAATACCCCATGGAGAGCAAAGGTCTGCTGTCTCAGCCTACTCTCTGGGTACTACTCATGAAATGATTACCCATATTTCCATTTCACAAATGCCACAGCCTGTCCCCCACATGGCTCCTTGCTGCAACCTCTATTCACCACAGCTATGGCTCACATCTGTGCATCTCCACCTGCTAGCTTCTGGACCCCATCTTTTCACAACTCTGCATCCCTTGAACTGATACCACATGCTTTTTCCCTGTGGTAAGTTATTCTCAGAATGGGCAAGTAGATGCCAGAATTCCCATCTTCACTAACCCTGAATCCCATCCTGTGCAAAGGTGGGCACTGTTGGCTCTCTGTGAGCACCTGAAACTACTGCCCAGACACCCATCTACTTGAGCTGTTTCAGCTCCCAAGGTGTCTGCTCTTGCACCTCTGGCTTTGTCATTTTCTCCactgctccccctcctccctcttttccacAAATTTTGCCAATTTTAGCCTCATGGAAAGCTCTTTGCCCTTACTAGGACTAATTCTATGTTTTCAACTTTTTCTATAAGCTGATGAACTGGGTAGAGTCAGTTCTTTGCTACTATTGACTGAGGCCCCAGGAAAGCATTACTTGTCACATGGGTATAAATGTGGCCCCTTACGTATGTGGAACCAGCCCTAACTCTCTTACCTGTCCACAATGAATACTAGATGGAACTTTTCCTTTGATTCCACCATAGTTGGATGGATCCATCCATAGAAGAAATTCCCAGCATCGAGAGAAAGAGATTGTCAGGGAATGGAAGATCTCTTTAGAATGGATGCTGCAAGAAGCCAGAAAGTACTGAAGTGACATAACagctttccttattttttcttttcctttgtagctAACTTACAAATAAACATCAAGTGGATTCAGACAGTCCCTCAAACTTTCTATG is from Microtus pennsylvanicus isolate mMicPen1 chromosome 1, mMicPen1.hap1, whole genome shotgun sequence and encodes:
- the P2rx2 gene encoding P2X purinoceptor 2, with translation MVQLLILLYFVWYVFIVQKSYQESETGPESSIITKVKGITISEHKVWDVEEYVKPPEGGSVVSIITRMEVTPSQTPGICPESMRVHSSTCHSDDDCVAGHLDMQGNGIRTGRCVPYYHGDSKTCEVSAWCPVEDGTSDNQFLGKMAPNFTILIKNNIHYPKFKFSKGNIASQKNDYLKHCTFDQDSDPYCPIFRLGFIVEQAGENFTELAHKGGVIGVIINWDCDLDLSESECNPKYSFRRLDPKYESASGYNFRFAKYYKINTTTTTRTLIKAYGIRIDVIVHGQAGKFSLIPTIINLATALTSIGVGSFLCDWILLTFMNKNKLYSHKKFDKVRTPKHTSSSWPVTLALVLGQVPPLPSHYSQDPSGGGPTFGEGAELPLAVQPPRPCSISAVTEQVVDTLDQHVGQRLPVPEPSQQDSTSTDPKGLAQL